One genomic window of Mus musculus strain C57BL/6J chromosome 4, GRCm38.p6 C57BL/6J includes the following:
- the Car6 gene encoding carbonic anhydrase 6 precursor, whose translation MRALVSVVSLFFLGIQAHSDWSYSGDDGVGESQWSEQYPSCGGERQSPIDVKTEEVMFNPSLKPLSLVNYEKENLEFTMTNNGHTVSIDLPPSMYLETSDGTEFISKAFHFHWGGRDWELSGSEHTIDGIRSIMEAHFVHFNKEYGTYENAKDQKNGLAVLAVLFKIDEYAENTYYSDIISALKNIEKPGETTTLKDTTIRNLLPKDVHHYYTYPGSLTTPPCTENVQWFVLRDKVTLSKAQVVTIENSVMDHNNNTIQNGYRSTQPNNHRVVEANFLNVQDMYSSYHLYLKNMQKEILQPKKQKKTKKNRHFWSRK comes from the exons ATGAGGGCCCTGGTGAGCGTGgtgtccctgttcttcctgggCATCCAGGCCCACAGTGATTGGAGCTATTCAG GGGATGATGGCGTGGGAGAAAGTCAGTGGTCTGAGCAGTATCCTTCCTGCGGCGGGGAAAGGCAGTCGCCCATCGACGTGAAGACGGAGGAGGTGATGTTCAATCCCTCCTTGAAGCCCCTGAGCTTGGTGAACTATGAGAAGGAgaacctggagttcactatgACTAACAACGGACACACAG TATCGATCGATCTGCCGCCCTCCATGTACCTTGAAACCTCTGACGGCACTGAGTTCATCTCAAAGGCCTTTCACTTTCACTGGGGGGGTCGGGACTGGGAACTCAGCGGCTCTGAACACACCATTGATGGGATCAGGAGTATAATGGAG GCTCACTTTGTTCACTTCAATAAGGAATACGGGacctatgagaatgccaaggatCAAAAAAACGGCCTAGCTGTGTTAGCCGTCTTGTTTAAG ATTGACGAGTATGCCGAAAACACTTACTACAGCGACATCATTTCTGCCTTGAAGAACATCGAGAAGCCAG GAGAAACTACAACTCTGAAAGACACGACCATTAGGAACTTGTTGCCTAAGGACGTCCACCACTATTACACCTACCCAGGCTCGCTCACCACACCCCCCTGCACAGAGAATGTCCAGTGGTTTGTGCTTAGAGACAAAGTCACTTTGTCCAAGGCCCAG GTGGTGACCATAGAAAACTCTGTTATGGATCACAACAACAACACCATTCAAAATGGTTACCGCAGCACACAGCCCAACAACCACAGGGTGGTGGAAGCCAATTTCCTGAACGTCCAGGATATGT ACTCTTCGTACCACCTTTACCTAAAAAACATGCAGAAGGAGATTCTACAAcctaagaaacagaagaaaacaaagaagaaccGGCACTTTTGGAGCCGGAAATGA